The following coding sequences lie in one Colius striatus isolate bColStr4 chromosome 14, bColStr4.1.hap1, whole genome shotgun sequence genomic window:
- the LOC133626687 gene encoding UPF0598 protein C8orf82 homolog yields the protein MGRFLDDTKVKNFITCFKDVTFLTFFFTRLERNRSGRYEREFPFVSRCGAERNLLRCEHRPIVFTRLLPPDASSSASSCSRRAVLSFCGGGERLAVPFRPEALVMLPENGRLYHPAPGRAGGAGPVRSALALEWGSRFEYEQGPEQPPTHFWWEGKRYRLTAELVELLSLAIEMSLEVMGATAAVWVQLWRASQEDLG from the exons ATGGGACG tttcctggatgacaccaaagtgaagAACTTCATCACTTGCTTCAAAG ACGTGACCTTCCTCACGTTCTTCTTCACGCGGCTGGAGCGGAACCGCAGCGGCCGCTACGAGCGCGAATTCCCGTTCGTGTCCCGCTGCGGCGCGGAGCGCAACCTCCTGCGCTGCGAGCACAGACCCATCGTCTTCACCCGCCTCCTGCCCCCGGacgcctcctcctcagcctcctcctgctcccgccGCGCCGTGCTGTCGTtctgcggcggcggggagcggctggCCGTGCCGTTCCGGCCCGAGGCGCTGGTGATGCTGCCGGAGAACGGGCGCTTGTACCacccggcgccgggccgggcggggggcgcggggccggtgcgCTCGGCGCTGGCTCTGGAGTGGGGGTCCCGCTTCGAGTACGAGCAGGGGCCGGAGCAGCCCCCGACTCACTtttggtgggaggggaagaggtatcGGCTCACGGCggagctggtggagctgct gtctttggCAATTGAAATGAGCCTAGAGGTGATGggtgccactgcagcagtgtgggtgcagctgtggagag catccCAGGAGGACTTGGGTTAA